One part of the Phragmites australis chromosome 3, lpPhrAust1.1, whole genome shotgun sequence genome encodes these proteins:
- the LOC133912737 gene encoding uncharacterized protein LOC133912737, with the protein MEKGRKQGFFSAFKGEVVRGLSPARPRGKSPARMLLPRSRKTAAAEAPPPPLEQLGQYVPDPLIAHSGSLRPGGEVLAPLMEGPDLGEGDNGAEDPDRRDGFGHWIRGHLSRAPSMAGGGDGSSGSFRRSDLRLLLGVMGAPLAPVSASAAEPLPHLSVKGTPIESSSAQYILQQYMAASGGAKLLRSVRNAYAMGKVRMVASEFETATRVVKNRGSGAAAAVEQGGFVLWQMSPDMWYVELAVGGSKVRAGCNGRLVWRHTPWLGAHAAKGPVRPLRRALQGLDPLTTAGLFAGARCVGEKKVSGEDCFILKLSADAEMLRQRSEGPAEIIRHVLFGYFSQRTGLLVHVEDSHLTRIQPHDGGDAVYWETTISSFLEDYRPVDGVMIAHAGRSAVTLFRFGEMAMSHTKTRMEEAWTIDEAAFNVPGLSTDCFIPPADIRRGSVGEPCELPPRGERVKAGAVHPARVAAVERVHPRRNVAGHKIHCRVEV; encoded by the exons atggagaaagggaggaAGCAGGGGTTCTTTTCTGCGTTCAAGGGGGAGGTGGTGCGGGGCCTCTCGCCGGCGAGGCCGCGAGGAAAGTCGCCGGCGCGAATGCTGCTTCCGCGCAGCCGcaagacggcggcggcggaggcaccgccgccgccgctcgagCAGCTCGGTCAGTACGTGCCGGATCCGCTCATCGCCCACTCCGGCAGCCTTCGGCCTGGCGGCGAGGTCCTGGCGCCTCTTATGGAGGGCCCAGACCTGGGTGAAGGTGACAATGGGGCTGAAGACCCCGACCGCCGAGATGGGTTCGGACATTGGATCCGCGGCCACCTGTCCCGTGCCCCGTCCATGGCCGGCGGCGGTGACGGAAGCAGCGGGTCTTTCCGCCGCTCcgacctccgcctcctcctcggcgtaATGGGTGCGCCGCTTGCGCCCGTTTCAGCCTCTGCCGCCGAGCCGTTGCCTCATCTCTCCGTCAAGGGCACCCCCATT GAGTCCTCGTCGGCGCAGTACATCCTGCAGCAGTACATGGCGGCGTCCGGGGGCGCGAAGCTGCTGCGGTCGGTGCGGAACGCGTACGCGATGGGGAAAGTGCGAATGGTCGCGTCGGAGTTCGAGACGGCCACGCGAGTAGTCAAGAACCGGGGCTccggcgccgctgccgccgtgGAGCAGGGGGGATTCGTGCTCTGGCAGATGTCCCCGGACATGTGGTACGTCGAGCTCGCCGTCGGCGGCAGCAAGGTCCGCGCTGGATGCAACGGTCGCCTCGTCTGGCGCCACACGCCCTGGCTGGGCGCCCACGCCGCCAAGGGCCCCGTCCGCCCCCTCCGCCGCGCGCTCCAG GGACTGGACCCGCTGACGACGGCGGGGCTATTCGCGGGCGCGCGGTGCGTGGGCGAGAAGAAGGTGAGCGGCGAGGACTGCTTCATCCTGAAGCTGTCCGCGGACGCGGAGATGCTGCGGCAGCGGAGCGAGGGGCCTGCGGAGATAATCCGGCACGTGCTGTTCGGCTACTTCAGCCAGCGCACGGGCCTACTGGTGCACGTTGAGGACTCGCACCTCACCCGCATCCAGCCGCACGACGGCGGGGACGCCGTCTACTGGGAGACCACCATCAGCTCCTTCCTGGAGGACTACCGCCCCGTCGACGGCGTCATGATCGCGCACGCCGGCCGCTCCGCCGTCACATTGTTCCGGTTTGGCGAGATGGCCATGAGCCACACCAAGACGCGCATGGAGGAGGCGTGGACCATCGACGAGGCGGCGTTCAACGTGCCGGGGCTATCGACCGACTGCTTCATCCCACCCGCCGACATCCGGCGCGGCTCCGTCGGTGAGCCCTGCGAGCTTCCGCCGCGGGGGGAGCGCGTCAAGGCCGGCGCCGTGCACCCCGCGCGTGTTGCAGCGGTGGAGCGCGTGCACCCGCGGCGCAATGTGGCTGGCCACAAGATTCACTGTAGAGTGGAAGTCTGA